GGCATTGGATTTGTTACTTCCATTCCACTCATGTTGTAATTAAAATCTTCGTTTATTTTATGAGTTGGCCGAAGTGTTAAACGGCTGTTTCTATAGTCGATGGTTACAAAAAACCGACGTAAAATTTCGGCTCCGATTGTACCGTTTCTGTCGTTCGACGAAATAAGCTGGTCGATTACTTCGGAGTTTGGATAGGCAACAATTGGTTTGGGTAAAATTAGTGGTCCAACCCAAATTCCGTCAATTCGTCCTTTTGTTCCGTATAAATCGCCACTTAAACCTCTGCCCAAAAATGTTTCGATGTTGTTTTGCGGTAATTTAATTCGTTCGTCCGAACTTTCCGATAACCAGAGTGCATCACTGGCACCGGTGTCAACCAAAAGTTTTACAGGAACATCTTTTAAGTCGTCGGTAACAATACTGGTGCGAACAAATGGTTTGTTTCCGTCAAAATGCAGTGGCATTATTATGTCTTTCTTCCGATCGCGGTATTTGTAATATTCAGGCTTGTGCAGCGTAAGTTTTTCGTTAATGTAATCAATTTCAACCACGTAATCTTTAAACAGGTTAAAACCGATTAGGCCGTGAACAGGAATACCCAGCATGTGCGAAATCTGGAAGTTTTCGTCGATAATCATTTGCACTTCCTGGTTACGCGCTGTAAGTCCTTCTATTTGCATGGTATTGTTTCCTGAGCGGTAGGCTGTTAAATTTGTTCCTTCTCCCAATCCTTTTATTTCAACCGGAAGCATGTAGTTCAAATTCAGTTTATTTACAAAAGGTAACTCGGTAATAATAGGATAGCGCACTCCTGTGTCGAGAATAAAATTCAAGGTGTCGGAGTCGTTAATGGTTACCGGAATAATAATAAGATTACTGGCCGATTTAAATTTAAAAGTAATCCTTTTTTCGCGTTGATTGTTAAAAAGAAATCCACGGTTGTTTCCGAAATATTGCTGCGTATTTTGTTCAAATTCAATACTTTGGTCTAACGGAACATAATCGCGAACAACCAAAAGGTTGTCTTCTATTTCAAAAAGAAGGTAAAAGTCCTTCATTAATTTATCCAACACGTATTTTATAGGCTTGTTCGAAATATTCAGACTAATTTTTTTATCTGAAACAAGGTTTGAATTGTAAGAGTAGTCGAGATCTAAATATTTGCATATTTTTTCGATTACATCTTCCAATGGTTCGTCTTCGGCATAAATGGTAATGTTTTGGTCGAGTGCCTGGCTTTTTTTATCCTGTGCGTATTGTGTTTTGGGTAAAAGTACCATTGCAACAATTGCCAAAACAAAAAGCAAATATGTTTTACTTAATAATGTTTTCATGACTAAAAGGCTTTATTGTTTGTTAGTACGGCTCGAAAGCGTGTAAAGTTCGTTGTCAACCGATAATTCCAAGTTGAATGTGAGCCGAATTACATCCAATACAAAATCGATCGGTTTTCCATCGAAATGACCTTCGTATAAAAGATCATTGAGCTCTGGTTCTGTTAGTTCAATATCGATGTGGTAAACTTTCTCCAGACATCGAA
The sequence above is a segment of the uncultured Draconibacterium sp. genome. Coding sequences within it:
- a CDS encoding aspartyl protease family protein, whose product is MKTLLSKTYLLFVLAIVAMVLLPKTQYAQDKKSQALDQNITIYAEDEPLEDVIEKICKYLDLDYSYNSNLVSDKKISLNISNKPIKYVLDKLMKDFYLLFEIEDNLLVVRDYVPLDQSIEFEQNTQQYFGNNRGFLFNNQREKRITFKFKSASNLIIIPVTINDSDTLNFILDTGVRYPIITELPFVNKLNLNYMLPVEIKGLGEGTNLTAYRSGNNTMQIEGLTARNQEVQMIIDENFQISHMLGIPVHGLIGFNLFKDYVVEIDYINEKLTLHKPEYYKYRDRKKDIIMPLHFDGNKPFVRTSIVTDDLKDVPVKLLVDTGASDALWLSESSDERIKLPQNNIETFLGRGLSGDLYGTKGRIDGIWVGPLILPKPIVAYPNSEVIDQLISSNDRNGTIGAEILRRFFVTIDYRNSRLTLRPTHKINEDFNYNMSGMEVTNPMPGLPVYTIANIRENSPAYFAGLQENDQILSINSSSHRSIELNDINLLLQSKENRKIRLKVLRNGEEFKTSFELKKMF